A window of the Pseudomonas gozinkensis genome harbors these coding sequences:
- the flgG gene encoding flagellar basal-body rod protein FlgG, producing MLPALWVAKTGLSAQDTNLTTISNNLANVSTTGFKRDRAEFQDLLYQIKRQPGAQSTQDSELPSGLQVGTGVRIVGTQKNFTAGSLQTTEQPLDMAIDGRGFFQILQPDGTTSYTRDGTFHLDSNGQIVNASGFALEPAIVIPNNAQTFTVGRDGTVSITIAGNPAAQVIGNLQTADFINPAGLQAVGNNLFLETAASGAPQVGTPGLNGFGTTLQNTLETSNVSTVEEMVNMITTQRAYEMNSKVISTADQMLSFVTQNL from the coding sequence ATGCTTCCGGCTCTATGGGTTGCCAAAACCGGTCTGTCCGCCCAGGACACCAACCTGACCACCATTTCCAACAACCTGGCGAACGTGTCGACCACGGGTTTCAAACGTGACCGCGCCGAGTTCCAGGACCTGCTGTACCAGATCAAGCGTCAGCCAGGCGCCCAGTCGACCCAGGACAGCGAGCTGCCGTCGGGTCTGCAAGTGGGTACCGGTGTGCGCATCGTCGGCACCCAGAAGAACTTCACCGCCGGCAGCTTGCAAACCACCGAGCAGCCGCTGGACATGGCCATCGACGGTCGCGGTTTCTTCCAGATCCTGCAACCGGACGGCACCACGTCCTACACCCGTGACGGTACTTTCCACCTCGACTCCAACGGCCAGATCGTCAACGCCAGCGGTTTCGCCCTGGAGCCGGCGATTGTCATCCCGAACAACGCCCAGACCTTCACTGTAGGTCGTGACGGCACCGTGTCGATCACCATTGCCGGCAACCCTGCCGCCCAGGTGATCGGCAACCTGCAAACCGCCGACTTCATCAACCCGGCCGGTCTGCAAGCGGTGGGCAACAACCTGTTCCTGGAAACCGCCGCTTCCGGTGCACCGCAAGTCGGTACTCCGGGCCTGAACGGTTTCGGTACCACCCTGCAGAACACCCTGGAAACCTCCAACGTCAGTACTGTGGAAGAGATGGTCAACATGATCACCACCCAGCGCGCGTACGAGATGAACTCCAAGGTGATCTCCACCGCCGACCAGATGCTCTCGTTCGTAACGCAGAATCTGTAA
- a CDS encoding flagellar basal body P-ring protein FlgI, giving the protein MVAALLLSAAFNAQAERLKDIASISGVRSNQLIGYGLVVGLNGTGDQTTQTPFTLQTFNNMLSQFGIKVPPGSGNVQLKNVAAVSVSADLPAFAKPGQQVDITVSSIGNSKSLRGGTLLLTPLKGIDGNVYAIAQGNLVVGGFDAEGRDGSKITVNVPSAGRIPGGASVERSVPSGFNQGNSLTLNLNRSDFTTAKRIVDKINDMLGPGVAQAIDGGSIRVTAPLDPSQRVDYLSILENLEVDPGQAVAKVIINSRTGTIVIGQNVKVSPAAVTHGSLTVTITEDPIVSQPGPLSNGQTAVVPRSRVNAEQEAKPMFKFGPGTTLDEIVRAVNQVGAAPGDLMAILEALKQAGALQADLIVI; this is encoded by the coding sequence ATGGTGGCCGCGCTGTTGCTGTCGGCGGCCTTCAATGCACAAGCCGAACGGTTGAAGGACATCGCCAGCATTTCCGGCGTGCGTTCCAACCAGTTGATCGGCTATGGCCTGGTGGTCGGTCTTAACGGCACCGGCGACCAGACCACGCAGACCCCGTTCACCCTGCAGACCTTCAACAACATGCTCTCGCAGTTCGGCATCAAAGTGCCGCCGGGATCGGGCAACGTGCAGTTGAAAAACGTCGCGGCGGTGTCGGTGAGTGCCGATCTGCCGGCGTTCGCCAAGCCGGGTCAGCAGGTCGACATCACTGTCTCGTCCATCGGTAACTCCAAGAGCCTGCGCGGCGGCACCCTGTTGCTGACCCCGCTCAAGGGTATCGACGGCAACGTCTACGCCATCGCCCAGGGCAACCTGGTGGTTGGCGGTTTCGATGCCGAAGGTCGTGACGGTTCGAAGATCACCGTCAACGTTCCGTCGGCCGGTCGCATCCCTGGCGGTGCGTCGGTCGAGCGTTCGGTGCCGAGCGGTTTCAACCAGGGCAACAGCCTGACGCTGAACCTCAACCGTTCCGACTTCACCACGGCCAAGCGCATCGTCGACAAGATCAACGACATGCTCGGCCCTGGCGTTGCCCAGGCCATCGACGGCGGTTCGATCCGCGTGACCGCGCCGCTCGATCCGAGCCAGCGCGTCGACTATCTGTCGATCCTGGAAAACCTCGAGGTCGATCCGGGTCAGGCCGTGGCGAAAGTCATTATCAACTCGCGCACCGGCACCATCGTCATCGGCCAGAACGTGAAGGTCTCGCCGGCCGCCGTGACCCACGGCAGCCTGACCGTGACCATCACCGAAGACCCGATCGTCAGTCAGCCGGGCCCGCTGTCCAACGGCCAGACCGCCGTGGTGCCGCGCTCGCGGGTCAATGCCGAACAGGAAGCCAAGCCGATGTTCAAGTTCGGCCCGGGCACCACCCTCGACGAGATCGTCCGGGCGGTGAACCAGGTCGGCGCTGCGCCGGGTGACCTGATGGCCATCCTCGAAGCACTGAAGCAGGCCGGCGCGTTGCAAGCCGACCTGATCGTGATCTGA
- a CDS encoding sigma-54-dependent transcriptional regulator: MRIKVHCQNRIGILRDILNLLVEYGINVARGEVGGEHGNAIYLHCPNLINIQFQALRPKFEAIAGVFGVKRVGLMPSERRHMELNALLGALEFPVLSIDMGGSIVAANRAAAQLLGVRVDEVPGIPLSRYAEDFDLPELVRANKSRINGMRVKVKGDIFLADIAPLQSEHDDSEAMAGAVLTLHRADRVGERIYNVRKQELRGFDSIFQSSKVMAAVVREARRMAPLDAPLLIEGETGTGKELLARACHLASPRGQSPLMALNCAGLPESMAETELFGYGPGAFEGARAEGKLGLLELTAGGTLFLDGVGEMSPRLQVKLLRFLQDGCFRRVGSDEEVYLDVRVICATQVDLSELCARGEFRQDLYHRLNVLSLHIPPLRECLDGLTPLVEHFLDQASRQIGCPLPKLAPAAMDRLSRYHWPGNVRQLENVLFQAVSLCDGGTVKAEHIRLPDYGVRQPLGDFSLEGGLDEIVGRFEKAVLERLYSEHPSSRQLGKRLGVSHTTIANKLREYEVGKSES, encoded by the coding sequence ATGCGTATCAAAGTCCACTGCCAGAACCGCATCGGCATCCTTCGCGACATCCTCAATCTGCTGGTGGAGTACGGGATCAACGTCGCCCGTGGCGAGGTTGGCGGTGAGCATGGCAACGCGATCTACCTGCATTGCCCTAACCTGATCAACATTCAGTTCCAGGCGCTGCGGCCCAAGTTCGAGGCGATTGCCGGGGTGTTCGGCGTCAAGCGGGTAGGGCTGATGCCCAGCGAGCGGCGGCACATGGAGTTGAATGCGCTGCTGGGGGCGCTGGAGTTTCCGGTGTTGTCGATCGACATGGGCGGCTCCATTGTTGCGGCCAACCGTGCGGCGGCGCAGTTGCTTGGGGTGCGGGTGGACGAGGTGCCAGGGATTCCGCTGTCACGCTACGCCGAAGATTTCGACCTGCCGGAGCTGGTGCGCGCGAACAAGTCGCGAATCAACGGGATGCGGGTCAAGGTCAAGGGCGACATTTTTCTGGCCGACATCGCGCCGCTGCAATCGGAGCACGACGACAGCGAAGCCATGGCCGGTGCCGTGCTGACCTTGCACCGTGCGGACCGCGTCGGCGAGCGCATCTACAACGTGCGCAAACAGGAGCTGCGAGGCTTCGACAGTATCTTCCAGAGCTCGAAAGTGATGGCGGCGGTGGTGCGCGAAGCACGACGCATGGCGCCGCTGGATGCACCGCTTCTGATTGAAGGTGAAACCGGCACTGGCAAGGAATTGCTGGCGCGGGCCTGTCACCTGGCGAGCCCGCGCGGCCAGTCACCCTTGATGGCGCTCAACTGCGCTGGGCTGCCGGAGTCGATGGCCGAGACCGAGCTGTTCGGCTACGGCCCCGGTGCCTTTGAAGGCGCGCGGGCCGAAGGCAAGCTCGGGCTGCTGGAACTGACGGCGGGCGGCACGCTGTTCCTCGATGGCGTCGGCGAAATGAGCCCGCGCTTGCAGGTGAAATTGCTGCGCTTCCTGCAGGACGGCTGCTTCCGTCGCGTAGGCAGTGATGAAGAGGTTTACCTGGACGTACGGGTGATCTGCGCAACCCAGGTGGACTTGTCGGAGCTGTGCGCTCGCGGCGAGTTTCGTCAGGATCTGTATCACCGCTTGAACGTGCTTTCACTGCACATTCCGCCACTGCGCGAATGCCTCGACGGTTTGACGCCGCTGGTGGAGCACTTTCTCGATCAGGCCAGTCGGCAGATCGGCTGCCCGTTGCCGAAACTGGCGCCGGCGGCAATGGACCGGCTCAGTCGCTATCATTGGCCGGGCAACGTGCGGCAGCTGGAGAACGTATTGTTTCAGGCGGTTTCGCTGTGCGACGGCGGCACGGTCAAGGCCGAGCACATTCGTCTGCCGGATTACGGTGTGCGTCAGCCGCTTGGCGATTTCTCCCTCGAAGGCGGGCTCGACGAGATTGTCGGGCGCTTCGAGAAAGCGGTGCTGGAGCGCTTGTATTCCGAGCATCCGAGCAGCCGGCAGCTGGGCAAGCGGCTCGGGGTTTCGCACACCACGATTGCCAACAAGCTGCGTGAGTACGAAGTCGGCAAGAGTGAGTCTTAA
- the flgH gene encoding flagellar basal body L-ring protein FlgH — protein sequence MKRFVSVVALSGVVSLAGCVAPTPKPNDPYYAPVLPRTPLPSAANNGSIYQAGFEQNLYSDRKAFRVGDIITITLNEKTQASKNANSQVAKNSKTGIGLTSLFGGSATTNNPLGGNDLSLDVGYSGDRATKGDSKAAQGNTLTGSITVTVADVLPNGIIAVRGEKWMTLNTGDELVRIAGLVRADDIATDNTVSSTRVADARITYSGTGSFADASQPGWFDRFFLSPLFPF from the coding sequence ATGAAGCGCTTTGTATCTGTTGTGGCATTGAGTGGGGTCGTCTCGCTCGCGGGCTGCGTCGCTCCGACGCCCAAGCCCAATGATCCTTACTACGCCCCGGTGTTGCCGCGCACTCCGTTGCCGTCGGCTGCCAACAACGGCTCGATCTATCAGGCCGGTTTCGAGCAGAACCTGTACAGCGACCGCAAGGCGTTCCGGGTCGGTGACATCATCACCATCACCCTGAACGAGAAGACCCAGGCCAGCAAGAACGCCAACTCGCAGGTGGCCAAGAACAGCAAGACCGGCATCGGCCTGACGTCGCTGTTCGGCGGCAGCGCCACCACCAACAACCCGTTGGGCGGCAACGATCTGAGCCTGGACGTCGGCTACAGCGGCGACCGCGCGACCAAGGGTGACAGCAAGGCTGCCCAGGGCAACACCCTGACCGGTTCGATCACTGTGACCGTGGCCGACGTGCTGCCCAACGGCATCATCGCCGTGCGCGGCGAGAAGTGGATGACCCTCAACACCGGTGACGAACTGGTGCGGATCGCCGGTCTCGTGCGGGCCGATGACATCGCCACCGACAACACCGTGTCCTCGACCCGGGTCGCCGATGCGCGCATCACCTACTCGGGCACTGGTTCGTTCGCCGATGCGAGTCAGCCAGGCTGGTTCGACCGTTTCTTCCTCAGCCCGCTGTTCCCTTTCTAG
- a CDS encoding flagellar basal body rod protein FlgF, which produces MDKYLYVAMTGASQNALAQKAHANNLANISTNGFQRDLEQARSMPVFGDSFPARAFAMSERPATDFTPGSLVQTGRDLDVAVSGNGFIAVQNPNGGESYVRTGSLNIDALGVLRAGNGMPVMGNGGPIAVPPEQQVEVGEDGTISIRAMGEGPRVMAEVDRIKLVNPDIKNMNKGLDGSIYTKDGQPAPADANVKLVSGFLESSNVNAVEEMTSVLALAKQFELHVKMMNTAKDDDQAMARVLQIS; this is translated from the coding sequence GTGGACAAGTACCTTTATGTGGCAATGACCGGCGCCAGCCAGAACGCACTGGCGCAAAAGGCTCATGCCAACAACCTGGCGAACATCTCCACCAACGGTTTTCAGCGCGACCTGGAGCAGGCGCGTTCGATGCCGGTATTCGGTGACAGCTTTCCGGCGCGTGCGTTTGCCATGAGCGAACGGCCCGCCACCGACTTCACGCCGGGCTCGCTGGTGCAGACCGGCCGTGACCTCGACGTCGCCGTCAGCGGCAACGGCTTCATCGCCGTGCAGAACCCCAATGGCGGTGAAAGCTACGTGCGCACCGGCAGCCTCAATATCGATGCCCTCGGCGTCTTGCGTGCCGGCAACGGCATGCCGGTCATGGGCAATGGCGGGCCGATCGCCGTGCCGCCGGAGCAGCAGGTGGAAGTCGGTGAAGACGGCACCATCAGCATCCGTGCGATGGGCGAAGGCCCGCGCGTCATGGCCGAAGTCGACCGCATCAAGCTGGTCAACCCGGACATCAAGAACATGAACAAGGGCCTGGACGGTTCGATTTACACCAAGGACGGCCAGCCTGCGCCGGCCGATGCCAACGTCAAACTGGTGTCGGGTTTCCTGGAGTCGAGCAACGTCAATGCCGTGGAAGAAATGACGTCGGTGCTGGCCCTGGCCAAGCAGTTCGAGTTGCACGTCAAGATGATGAACACCGCCAAAGACGACGACCAGGCCATGGCTCGGGTCTTGCAGATCAGCTAA